A genomic window from Passer domesticus isolate bPasDom1 chromosome Z, bPasDom1.hap1, whole genome shotgun sequence includes:
- the LOC135289487 gene encoding serine/arginine repetitive matrix protein 2-like: MHGGASRGTRRQLRADPRSRRCLRLGGAPAAHVIARLRAGRSRRAAPARRGRSARGSPCRAGPGRAGPGRAGRGAPRPAGTPCGRRAGVAQLSRGAGGPLVTEPQHTLSWKGQGTHMDHRVQLSALHSTIPKSHFAVWKTHTNMLQ, encoded by the exons ATGCACGGCGGCGCCAGCCGGGGGACGCGGCGGCAGCTCCGCGCCGACCCGCGCTCTCGCCGCTGCCTCCGGCTGGGCGGCGCTCCCGCCGCTCACGTCATCGCGCGGCTGCGGGCGGGGCGGTCCCGCCGCGCTGCCCCGGCCAGGCGCGGCCGCTCCGCGCGGGGCtcgccgtgccgggccgggccgggccgggccgggccgggccgggcgggacGGGGAGCCCCCCGGCCCGCGGGGACACCGTGCGGCCGCAGGGCGGGCGTCGCGCAGCTCTCCCGGGGAGCCGGCGGTCCCCTCGTCACAGAACCGCAGCATACTCTGAGTTGGAAAGGGCAAGGGACACACATGGATCATCGCGTCCAGCTCTCGGCCCTACACAgtaccatccccaagagtcac TTTGCAGTGTGGAAAACTCACACAAACATGCTGCAGTGA